The following are encoded in a window of Prochlorococcus marinus CUG1417 genomic DNA:
- a CDS encoding RluA family pseudouridine synthase produces MELNNQNSFGIGEGELIEIIYELPLPMRLDRWLVSKRPEQSRARIQHFINSGLVLVNYKTAKAKTPLKNGDNIQIWMPPPEPLIYLKPEKMDLNILFEDEHIIVINKQSGLIVHPAPGHKSGTLVNGLLFHCKDLPGINGKLRPGIVHRLDKDTSGCMVVAKSQEALVNLQKQIKEKIASREYIAVIHGAPKSEEGQIVGNIGRDKLNRLKYKVVEETSGRYACTYWKLEERFGNYSLMSFKLDTGRTHQIRVHCAHINHPIVGDPLYGRCKKLPCKLDGQALHAIKLGLIHPINGKEMIFESELPLDFQKLLSVLKIK; encoded by the coding sequence ATGGAATTAAACAATCAAAATTCTTTCGGCATTGGAGAAGGTGAGCTTATAGAAATTATTTATGAGCTACCTCTTCCTATGAGGCTAGACAGATGGTTGGTAAGTAAAAGGCCAGAACAAAGTAGAGCAAGAATTCAACATTTTATAAATTCAGGTTTAGTACTTGTAAACTATAAGACTGCAAAAGCAAAGACCCCATTAAAAAATGGCGACAATATTCAAATATGGATGCCTCCTCCTGAACCTCTTATTTATTTGAAACCTGAAAAAATGGATTTAAATATCCTTTTTGAAGACGAGCACATCATAGTAATTAATAAACAATCAGGACTAATTGTTCATCCAGCCCCTGGACACAAATCTGGAACTTTAGTGAATGGATTACTTTTTCACTGTAAAGATCTACCTGGAATTAATGGGAAACTAAGACCTGGGATTGTTCACAGATTAGATAAAGATACCTCCGGATGTATGGTTGTTGCAAAAAGCCAAGAGGCATTAGTAAATCTCCAGAAACAAATTAAAGAAAAAATAGCATCACGCGAATATATTGCAGTAATTCATGGAGCACCGAAGTCTGAAGAAGGCCAAATAGTGGGAAACATTGGCAGAGATAAATTAAATAGATTGAAATATAAAGTAGTTGAAGAAACTTCAGGAAGGTATGCCTGTACCTATTGGAAATTAGAAGAAAGATTTGGTAATTACTCATTAATGAGTTTCAAACTAGATACGGGGCGAACGCATCAAATAAGAGTACATTGCGCTCACATTAATCATCCAATTGTGGGTGATCCGTTATATGGAAGATGTAAAAAACTACCATGTAAATTAGATGGCCAAGCTTTACACGCAATTAAGCTTGGACTTATACATCCAATAAATGGTAAAGAAATGATATTTGAATCAGAATTACCATTAGATTTTCAAAAATTACTAAGTGTTCTTAAAATTAAATAA
- the ylqF gene encoding ribosome biogenesis GTPase YlqF has product MDIPKIQWYPGHIAKAEKKLSEVINKVDLVIEVRDARIPLSTGHPHLNKWINNKKHILVINRSDMISPNTINSWNKWFNSKDQYPLWCDAKRGIGIKEICKSAKDSRSSIDDRRLSRGMRIRPIRALTLGFPNVGKSALINRIAKKRVVDSARKAGVTRNLRWIKLESGIDLLDAPGVIPPNLEDQKSALNLALCDDIGEAAYEIESVAIGFIKIISTLNKDKNANISVKQISNRYGVDITKGFKSPSAWINEAASKHTSGDKRRMSHKLLEDYRNQMLGKIALEVPLWN; this is encoded by the coding sequence GTGGACATACCCAAAATCCAATGGTACCCAGGCCATATCGCAAAAGCAGAAAAGAAATTATCTGAAGTTATCAATAAAGTAGATTTAGTTATCGAAGTGAGAGATGCACGAATTCCTTTGTCAACAGGACATCCACACTTAAATAAATGGATAAATAATAAAAAACATATTCTTGTCATTAACAGATCAGATATGATCTCCCCGAATACAATCAATAGTTGGAATAAATGGTTTAATTCTAAAGATCAATATCCTCTTTGGTGTGATGCTAAAAGAGGAATAGGGATTAAAGAAATTTGTAAGTCAGCCAAAGATTCTAGGTCGTCAATCGACGATAGAAGACTCTCTAGAGGAATGCGAATTAGGCCAATTAGAGCCCTTACACTTGGTTTTCCAAACGTAGGAAAGTCGGCATTAATTAATAGAATCGCAAAAAAAAGAGTTGTAGATAGCGCTAGGAAAGCAGGCGTGACTCGTAATTTAAGATGGATAAAATTAGAAAGTGGTATAGATCTGTTAGATGCTCCTGGTGTTATACCTCCAAATTTAGAAGATCAAAAATCAGCACTTAATCTTGCACTGTGTGACGATATTGGAGAAGCTGCTTATGAAATAGAGAGTGTCGCAATTGGATTTATCAAAATTATATCCACTCTCAACAAAGATAAGAATGCGAATATCTCAGTTAAACAAATATCTAATAGATATGGAGTTGATATTACTAAAGGCTTTAAGAGTCCTTCTGCTTGGATCAACGAAGCAGCTTCAAAACATACCTCTGGCGATAAAAGGAGAATGTCTCATAAGTTATTGGAAGATTATAGAAATCAAATGCTGGGTAAAATTGCTTTAGAAGTCCCACTATGGAATTAA
- a CDS encoding phosphoglycerate kinase, producing the protein MSKLSLSSLDKTHLEGKKVLVRVDFNVPLNEDGQITDDTRIRAAIPTIEYLINHSAKVILAAHFGRPKGQVNEKMRLTPVAARLSELLGQNVALTNSCIGDEAVAQSNSLSNGDVLLLENVRFFGEEEKNDLEFAKKLASHADMYVNDAFGAAHRAHASTQGVTNYLSPSVAGFLLEKELKYLQGAIDSPKRPLAAIVGGSKVSSKIGVLDSLLDKCDKIMIGGGMIFTFYKARGLDVGKSLVEEDKLELAKDLEAKAKAKGVELLLPTDVVLADEFSPEANSKISQIDSISGNWMGLDIGPDSIKVFQNALAECKTIIWNGPMGVFEFDKFADGTNAIATTLADLSAFSEVCTIIGGGDSVAAVEKAGLAEKMSHISTGGGASLELLEGKTLPGVAALNES; encoded by the coding sequence ATGTCAAAATTATCTCTTTCCAGTCTTGATAAGACACATTTAGAAGGAAAAAAAGTTCTTGTAAGAGTAGATTTTAATGTTCCATTAAATGAAGACGGTCAAATAACTGACGATACGCGTATTCGTGCAGCGATCCCAACTATTGAATATCTAATTAATCATTCTGCAAAAGTCATTTTAGCTGCTCATTTTGGTAGACCGAAGGGTCAGGTAAATGAAAAAATGAGATTAACTCCAGTAGCAGCAAGATTAAGTGAATTGTTGGGGCAAAATGTTGCTCTTACTAACAGTTGTATTGGTGATGAAGCAGTTGCACAATCAAATAGCTTATCTAATGGAGATGTTCTCTTACTCGAAAATGTTCGTTTTTTTGGTGAAGAGGAAAAGAACGACCTTGAGTTTGCTAAAAAATTAGCATCACATGCAGATATGTATGTAAATGATGCTTTCGGTGCTGCTCATAGAGCTCATGCTTCAACTCAGGGTGTTACTAATTATTTAAGTCCCTCAGTAGCTGGATTCCTTTTAGAAAAAGAATTGAAATACTTACAAGGGGCAATAGATTCTCCAAAACGTCCATTGGCAGCAATAGTCGGAGGATCAAAGGTTAGTAGCAAAATAGGAGTACTTGATTCTTTACTAGATAAGTGTGACAAAATCATGATTGGTGGAGGTATGATTTTCACTTTTTATAAAGCTAGAGGTTTAGATGTCGGAAAGAGCCTTGTAGAAGAAGATAAACTCGAGCTTGCTAAAGATTTAGAAGCAAAAGCAAAAGCAAAAGGAGTAGAATTATTATTACCCACTGATGTTGTTTTGGCTGATGAGTTTTCTCCGGAAGCTAATAGCAAAATATCTCAAATTGATTCAATTAGTGGCAACTGGATGGGTCTCGATATTGGTCCAGATTCCATTAAGGTTTTTCAGAATGCTCTTGCAGAATGTAAGACAATTATTTGGAATGGTCCAATGGGAGTTTTTGAATTTGATAAATTTGCAGACGGTACAAATGCAATAGCTACTACACTTGCTGACTTAAGTGCTTTTTCTGAAGTTTGTACAATAATTGGTGGTGGGGATTCAGTCGCAGCAGTAGAGAAAGCTGGATTAGCAGAGAAAATGTCTCATATATCTACTGGAGGTGGAGCTAGTTTGGAACTTTTAGAAGGTAAAACCTTACCAGGTGTAGCTGCGTTAAACGAATCTTAA
- a CDS encoding UDP-N-acetylglucosamine--N-acetylmuramyl-(pentapeptide) pyrophosphoryl-undecaprenol N-acetylglucosamine transferase — MSKKNNLLVAASGTGGHIFPALAISKEIEDKWNIHWLGVHQRLDANYIPKKYNLKTLNIKTPRKNIFLFYQYIGILMSTFKIIRILKEKKINLVFTTGGYISAPTIIASKLLKIPVIIHESNLIPGMVTKYFGFLCNYVFLGFKKTNFYLKNCKIIFTGTPLREQFYKSNLLPEWVPKGKGPLLVVMGGSQGAKAINQILFESLEFLMKKKFRIVHIIGEYNKQFFQVKNSKRYVQKKFTNEIAALIQNCDLVISRSGAGTINELIKTQKPSILIPYPYSKNNHQEKNAMILAESGGSVLMNQNKISKKVFEETIERIFKKKLKNGKNHYEILDLMKKNMENNNKIKSKIEIKKIFNYFLKEF; from the coding sequence ATGTCTAAAAAAAATAATTTATTAGTCGCAGCAAGTGGAACAGGAGGGCATATTTTTCCGGCTTTAGCAATTTCTAAAGAGATTGAAGATAAATGGAATATTCATTGGTTGGGGGTTCATCAAAGACTTGACGCAAATTATATTCCCAAAAAATATAATTTGAAGACTTTGAATATAAAGACACCAAGAAAAAATATTTTTTTGTTTTATCAATATATAGGAATTTTAATGTCAACTTTCAAAATAATTAGGATATTAAAAGAAAAAAAAATTAATTTAGTTTTTACAACTGGAGGTTATATATCAGCACCTACTATTATTGCTTCAAAACTTCTCAAGATACCTGTCATTATTCACGAATCAAATTTAATTCCAGGAATGGTTACAAAATATTTTGGTTTTTTATGTAATTATGTTTTTTTAGGATTTAAGAAAACAAATTTTTATTTAAAAAATTGTAAAATCATTTTTACTGGAACTCCTTTAAGAGAGCAGTTCTATAAATCTAATCTCTTGCCAGAATGGGTTCCAAAAGGTAAAGGCCCTCTTTTGGTTGTTATGGGAGGAAGTCAAGGTGCAAAAGCTATAAATCAAATTCTTTTCGAATCTCTTGAATTTTTAATGAAAAAAAAGTTTCGGATAGTTCATATTATTGGCGAATATAATAAACAATTCTTTCAAGTAAAAAATTCCAAAAGATATGTTCAAAAAAAATTTACTAATGAAATTGCAGCTTTAATTCAAAACTGTGATCTTGTTATATCGCGATCTGGTGCTGGAACTATAAACGAACTAATAAAGACTCAAAAACCTTCAATTTTAATTCCATATCCTTATTCTAAAAATAATCACCAGGAGAAAAATGCGATGATTCTTGCTGAGAGTGGAGGATCAGTTTTAATGAATCAAAATAAAATTTCTAAAAAAGTTTTTGAAGAAACTATTGAAAGAATTTTCAAAAAAAAATTAAAAAACGGAAAAAATCACTATGAAATTTTAGATCTTATGAAGAAGAATATGGAAAACAATAATAAAATCAAATCCAAAATTGAAATTAAAAAAATTTTTAATTATTTTTTAAAGGAATTTTGA
- a CDS encoding pyridoxal phosphate-dependent aminotransferase: protein MHKIEHNDYSTLVSMPISNIKHGGNVYENAKRLNLLPSKIIDASASLVPFDPPQILIDSLNSEIKNLGFRYYPERNLSDLKEIIGKFHGINPENILPGNGASELITWAGYEASKFGTSCIPSPCFVDYERSLNCWNSNFIPCELPKNWNNIFPQSFPLHPKGDVIWITNPHNPTGQLWGKNSLEEIIKKYKLVICDEAFLSITPNGDKESLIPLTQKYDNLLVLRSLTKIFNIPGIRLGYVIGSSKKLKQWQINRDPWPLNSFAIKAGIDLLSNTKFYEKWIRKVHRWINIERERVFEKLSIIENLKVHNSSTNFFLIESKKSLLPNIKFLENKGILLRECTSFRFLDERWARISLQSKKNNTLLCKEIQNSFKK, encoded by the coding sequence ATGCATAAAATAGAACATAATGATTACTCAACACTAGTATCCATGCCAATATCAAACATAAAGCATGGAGGAAATGTATATGAAAATGCAAAAAGATTAAATTTATTACCCTCTAAAATTATTGACGCAAGTGCCTCATTAGTACCATTTGATCCTCCTCAAATTTTAATAGATTCATTAAATTCAGAAATTAAGAATCTTGGATTTAGATATTACCCTGAGAGAAACTTAAGTGATTTGAAAGAAATAATCGGTAAATTTCATGGGATAAATCCAGAAAATATATTACCCGGAAATGGAGCTTCTGAACTAATAACTTGGGCAGGTTATGAAGCATCTAAATTTGGAACAAGTTGTATTCCTTCTCCGTGTTTTGTTGATTATGAAAGATCATTAAATTGTTGGAATAGTAATTTTATACCTTGCGAATTACCAAAAAACTGGAATAATATTTTTCCTCAATCATTTCCGCTTCATCCTAAAGGTGATGTCATTTGGATAACAAATCCACACAACCCAACTGGCCAATTATGGGGTAAGAATTCATTAGAGGAAATTATAAAAAAATATAAATTAGTTATCTGCGATGAGGCTTTTTTATCAATAACACCTAACGGAGACAAAGAATCTTTAATACCATTAACCCAAAAATATGACAATTTATTAGTCTTGAGAAGCTTGACCAAAATCTTCAATATTCCTGGTATTAGGTTAGGTTACGTTATTGGTTCATCAAAAAAACTTAAGCAATGGCAAATCAATAGAGATCCTTGGCCTTTAAATTCCTTCGCTATTAAAGCGGGTATTGACCTACTAAGTAATACTAAATTCTATGAAAAATGGATAAGAAAGGTTCACAGATGGATAAATATTGAAAGAGAGAGAGTATTTGAAAAATTATCAATAATAGAAAACCTTAAGGTTCACAACTCTTCAACCAATTTTTTTTTAATAGAAAGTAAAAAATCCTTGTTGCCGAATATAAAATTCTTAGAAAACAAGGGAATATTACTTAGAGAATGTACTTCATTTAGATTTCTTGACGAAAGGTGGGCAAGAATAAGTTTGCAGAGCAAGAAAAATAATACTCTTTTATGTAAAGAAATTCAAAATTCCTTTAAAAAATAA
- a CDS encoding quinone-dependent dihydroorotate dehydrogenase: MNKQKGVFKNLYKNLMNPILKKDSGIDAEYLTNLSLSLLSFSSRKYNWPVVSSILKNLNEEFSIVDKRLSQNICGINFCNPIGLAAGFDKNGSAANIWKDFGFGFAELGTVTKFAQNGNPKPRLFRLAEEEAALNRMGFNNNGAENLVKNFLEQRIKFKENRVNTCLGINFGKSKITGLSQAKDDYLTSLKLLIPYCDYAAINVSSPNTEGLRKLQDPILLKELLKEIKNLPNCPPLFVKIAPDLSLEDIENICQLIIEENIDGIIATNTSINRLGLENRKISQTGLLLSEENGGLSGRPLQKKANQIIKHIHSIDKNIILIGVGGIDSPKSAWERICSGASLIQLYTGWIYKGPQLVPDILEGIIKQINKHQLSNIKEAIGTNLKWVE, encoded by the coding sequence ATGAATAAACAGAAGGGGGTATTTAAAAATCTTTATAAAAACTTGATGAACCCTATACTGAAAAAAGACTCTGGAATAGATGCAGAATACTTAACTAATTTATCTCTTAGCCTTCTATCATTTAGTTCACGAAAATATAATTGGCCTGTAGTTTCTTCAATACTGAAAAATCTAAATGAAGAATTTTCTATAGTCGATAAAAGGTTAAGTCAGAACATATGTGGAATAAATTTTTGTAATCCAATTGGTTTAGCTGCGGGTTTTGACAAAAATGGGAGTGCGGCGAATATATGGAAAGATTTTGGTTTTGGATTTGCTGAACTTGGTACGGTAACTAAATTTGCTCAAAATGGCAATCCCAAACCAAGGTTGTTTAGATTGGCAGAAGAAGAAGCAGCATTAAATAGAATGGGTTTCAATAATAATGGTGCTGAGAATCTTGTTAAAAACTTTCTTGAACAAAGAATTAAATTTAAAGAAAACAGGGTGAATACTTGTTTGGGAATAAATTTCGGCAAGTCTAAAATTACAGGTTTATCTCAAGCAAAAGATGATTATTTAACTTCTCTAAAATTATTAATTCCATACTGTGATTACGCAGCAATAAACGTAAGTTCTCCAAATACTGAAGGACTAAGAAAGTTGCAAGATCCAATTCTTCTAAAAGAACTTCTTAAAGAAATTAAAAACTTACCTAATTGTCCACCATTATTTGTAAAAATTGCACCAGATTTAAGTCTTGAAGATATTGAAAATATTTGCCAATTAATTATCGAGGAAAACATCGATGGAATAATTGCTACTAACACCAGCATTAATCGATTAGGTCTTGAAAATAGAAAGATCAGCCAAACAGGATTATTACTTTCTGAAGAGAATGGAGGATTAAGTGGAAGACCTCTACAAAAAAAAGCTAATCAAATAATAAAACATATTCATAGTATTGATAAAAACATTATTTTAATTGGCGTTGGCGGAATCGATAGTCCTAAGTCAGCTTGGGAAAGAATTTGTTCTGGAGCATCATTAATTCAACTCTATACAGGATGGATATATAAGGGTCCACAACTAGTACCCGATATACTTGAAGGAATCATTAAGCAAATTAATAAACATCAATTATCTAATATAAAAGAGGCCATTGGAACAAATTTAAAATGGGTTGAATAA
- a CDS encoding ribonuclease H family protein, with protein MNSDSIAIEAATDGACSGNPGPGGWGGLIIFDDNSELEIGGSEQNTTNNRMELVAAIKTLEKLKTYKLKENFKLRTDSKYVIEGYTKWIINWKKNGWKTSSGKSVQNLDLWQKIDQLRINGLVMEYVKGHSGDKQNDRVDKIATNYSKGISLVSNLKESVSSVDFFEKNAPSEIQELFSRNELIQKFADKKYLLSSLELSNLLGEENHLKIKKYLLFEWRNWRLIPKDKKYWIIEKKNPDFL; from the coding sequence ATGAATAGTGATAGTATTGCAATTGAAGCTGCAACAGATGGTGCCTGCAGTGGTAATCCAGGTCCAGGTGGTTGGGGTGGCTTAATAATTTTTGACGACAACAGTGAATTAGAAATAGGTGGTTCCGAGCAAAATACTACTAATAATAGGATGGAACTCGTTGCGGCTATAAAAACACTTGAGAAATTAAAAACCTATAAATTAAAAGAGAACTTCAAATTAAGAACTGATAGTAAATATGTCATAGAAGGTTATACAAAATGGATTATTAATTGGAAGAAAAATGGATGGAAAACAAGCTCAGGAAAATCAGTTCAAAACCTTGATTTATGGCAAAAAATTGATCAATTAAGAATTAATGGCCTTGTAATGGAATATGTTAAAGGCCATAGCGGTGACAAACAAAATGATAGGGTTGATAAAATAGCAACCAACTACAGCAAAGGAATATCTTTAGTAAGTAATTTAAAAGAGTCAGTATCTTCGGTAGACTTTTTTGAAAAAAATGCACCTTCTGAAATTCAGGAATTATTTTCAAGAAATGAATTAATTCAAAAATTTGCGGACAAAAAGTACTTATTAAGTTCACTAGAACTAAGTAATTTATTGGGTGAAGAAAACCACTTAAAGATAAAAAAATATTTATTGTTTGAATGGCGTAATTGGAGATTGATTCCTAAAGATAAAAAATATTGGATAATAGAAAAAAAGAATCCTGATTTTTTATGA
- the rplL gene encoding 50S ribosomal protein L7/L12: MSAKTEEILESLKSLSLLEASELVKQIEEAFGVSAAASAGVVMAAPGAAGGDADGGAAEEKTEFDVVLESFDAAAKIKVLKVVRNATGLGLGDAKALVEAAPKTVKEGIAKADAESLKKEIEEAGGKVTLK, from the coding sequence ATGTCCGCAAAAACTGAAGAAATTCTTGAATCATTAAAATCTCTATCACTTTTAGAAGCATCTGAGCTTGTAAAGCAAATTGAAGAGGCTTTTGGTGTATCTGCTGCAGCTTCTGCAGGTGTAGTTATGGCAGCTCCTGGAGCAGCTGGCGGTGACGCAGATGGTGGCGCTGCTGAAGAAAAAACTGAATTTGATGTAGTTCTCGAAAGCTTTGATGCAGCCGCAAAAATCAAAGTACTTAAGGTTGTAAGAAATGCAACTGGTCTTGGTCTTGGCGATGCAAAAGCACTTGTTGAAGCTGCGCCAAAAACAGTAAAAGAAGGAATTGCTAAAGCAGATGCTGAATCTTTAAAGAAAGAGATTGAAGAAGCTGGCGGTAAAGTTACACTTAAGTAA
- the rplJ gene encoding 50S ribosomal protein L10 produces MGRTLENKQQIVTEIKSLLNDSEMAVVLDYKGLTIKEMSDLRSRLQTTNGICKVTKNSLMRKAIDGDSNWNDLESLLTGTNAFVLIKEDVGGAVKAIQSFQKDTKKSETKGALFEGRLLSDSEIKEIASLPSKEVLMAKIAGALNGVATKIAISINEVPSGLARSLKQHSEKSES; encoded by the coding sequence ATGGGCCGAACACTAGAGAATAAGCAACAAATCGTTACTGAGATTAAATCTCTATTAAACGACTCGGAAATGGCTGTAGTTCTTGACTATAAAGGTTTAACTATCAAAGAGATGTCAGATTTGCGATCTAGATTGCAAACAACTAACGGCATCTGCAAAGTTACTAAAAATTCATTAATGCGTAAAGCTATTGATGGTGATAGTAATTGGAACGATCTTGAATCTTTACTGACCGGAACAAATGCTTTTGTCTTAATTAAAGAAGATGTTGGTGGTGCTGTAAAAGCTATCCAATCTTTTCAAAAAGACACCAAAAAATCCGAAACCAAAGGAGCTTTATTTGAAGGCAGACTTCTAAGCGATTCTGAAATAAAAGAAATTGCAAGTCTTCCATCTAAAGAAGTATTGATGGCAAAAATTGCTGGCGCTCTTAATGGCGTTGCAACAAAAATTGCGATCTCTATTAATGAAGTACCTTCTGGACTTGCTAGATCACTTAAACAACATTCTGAAAAATCAGAATCTTAA
- the rplA gene encoding 50S ribosomal protein L1 translates to MKKLSKRMAALSTKIEDRIYAPLEALSIIKENANAKFDETIEAHIRLGIDPKYTDQQLRTTVALPHGTGQSIKIAVITSGENVSKAKAAGADLFGEEDLVESINKGNMEFDLLIATPDMMPKVAKLGRVLGPRGLMPNPKAGTVTNDIANAIKEFKAGKLEFRADKAGIVHVRFGKASFTKEALFENLKTLQESIDKNKPSGAKGKYWKTFYVTSTMGPSVQVDINAVQDYQPEG, encoded by the coding sequence ATGAAAAAACTATCTAAAAGAATGGCGGCTCTATCAACAAAGATAGAAGATCGCATATACGCACCACTTGAAGCTCTTAGTATTATCAAGGAAAATGCTAATGCGAAATTTGATGAAACTATTGAAGCACATATACGTCTAGGTATTGATCCAAAATATACTGATCAACAATTAAGGACTACTGTTGCATTACCACATGGTACTGGCCAAAGCATCAAAATTGCAGTAATTACAAGCGGTGAGAATGTATCGAAAGCTAAGGCCGCTGGTGCAGATTTATTTGGCGAAGAAGATCTTGTGGAAAGCATCAACAAAGGAAATATGGAGTTTGACCTACTTATCGCAACTCCAGATATGATGCCAAAGGTTGCAAAATTGGGAAGAGTTTTAGGACCTAGAGGTTTAATGCCTAATCCTAAAGCTGGGACTGTAACTAATGACATTGCTAATGCAATAAAAGAATTCAAAGCTGGTAAGCTCGAATTTAGAGCAGATAAGGCTGGAATCGTTCATGTACGCTTTGGAAAAGCAAGTTTCACAAAAGAGGCTCTATTTGAAAACTTAAAAACTTTACAAGAATCAATTGATAAAAACAAACCAAGTGGAGCCAAGGGAAAGTATTGGAAAACTTTTTATGTAACCTCAACAATGGGGCCTTCAGTTCAAGTAGACATAAATGCTGTACAAGATTACCAACCTGAAGGTTAA
- the rplK gene encoding 50S ribosomal protein L11 — protein MAKKIVAVIKLALQAGKANPAPPVGPALGQHGVNIMAFCKEYNARTQDKAGFVIPVEISVFEDRSFTFITKTPPASVLITKAAGIEKGSGESAKGSVGNISKAQLEEIAKTKLPDLNCSSVESAMKVIEGTARNMGVSITD, from the coding sequence ATGGCAAAAAAAATTGTTGCAGTTATCAAGCTTGCTCTACAAGCAGGCAAAGCAAATCCTGCTCCTCCTGTAGGGCCAGCTTTAGGACAACATGGTGTCAATATCATGGCATTTTGCAAAGAATACAACGCAAGGACACAAGATAAAGCAGGTTTTGTAATTCCAGTCGAGATTTCTGTTTTTGAAGATAGAAGCTTTACTTTTATCACAAAAACACCTCCTGCTTCCGTTTTAATAACAAAAGCAGCTGGTATAGAAAAAGGATCAGGTGAATCCGCAAAAGGCTCAGTTGGGAATATAAGTAAAGCTCAATTAGAAGAAATAGCCAAAACTAAGCTTCCTGATCTAAACTGTTCTAGTGTTGAATCAGCAATGAAAGTAATTGAGGGTACTGCTCGTAATATGGGCGTCTCTATCACTGATTGA
- the nusG gene encoding transcription termination/antitermination protein NusG, whose amino-acid sequence MSNELTTSLASSKANTSIARWYAVQVASSCEKKVKATLEQRSVTLGVNNRIIEIEIPQTPGIKLKKDGSRQTTEEKVFPGYVLVRMILDEDTMMAVKSTPNVINFVGAEDGRGSGRSRGHIKPRPLSRQEVNRIFKRASEKKAVIKLDIEEKDRIIVTSGPFKDFQGEVIEVSGERNKLKALLSIFGRETPVELEFSQINKQN is encoded by the coding sequence ATGAGTAATGAACTAACTACAAGCCTTGCTTCTTCAAAAGCAAATACAAGCATCGCAAGATGGTATGCCGTTCAGGTAGCATCAAGCTGTGAAAAAAAAGTAAAAGCGACTCTTGAGCAGAGATCAGTCACTTTAGGTGTTAATAATAGAATCATTGAAATTGAAATTCCCCAAACTCCAGGAATTAAATTAAAAAAAGATGGAAGCAGACAAACTACTGAAGAAAAAGTTTTCCCAGGTTATGTCCTCGTTAGAATGATTTTGGATGAAGATACAATGATGGCTGTTAAAAGCACTCCAAATGTTATTAACTTTGTAGGTGCTGAAGACGGTAGAGGCAGCGGAAGATCAAGAGGTCATATCAAACCTCGACCATTATCAAGACAAGAAGTTAATAGAATCTTTAAGCGCGCATCAGAGAAAAAAGCTGTAATCAAGTTAGATATTGAAGAAAAAGATAGAATCATTGTAACTAGCGGTCCATTCAAGGATTTCCAGGGAGAAGTTATAGAAGTTTCCGGAGAAAGAAATAAATTAAAAGCATTACTTTCAATATTTGGGCGCGAGACTCCTGTAGAATTAGAATTCTCCCAAATCAATAAACAAAATTAA
- the secE gene encoding preprotein translocase subunit SecE, whose amino-acid sequence MTSPTTNKEPLKQDSPEVEEPKKKNNFFRSTYDELKLVVWPNKQQLFSESVAVIIMVSFSAAAIASVSRFYGWAASQIFG is encoded by the coding sequence GTGACAAGTCCTACCACTAATAAAGAACCTCTTAAACAGGATTCTCCTGAAGTTGAAGAGCCTAAAAAAAAGAATAATTTTTTTAGATCTACCTACGATGAGCTTAAACTTGTCGTGTGGCCTAACAAACAACAACTTTTTAGCGAATCAGTAGCAGTTATAATTATGGTATCTTTTTCTGCTGCAGCAATTGCTTCTGTTAGCAGATTCTATGGATGGGCAGCCTCGCAAATTTTTGGTTGA